The following proteins come from a genomic window of Gehongia tenuis:
- the rbr gene encoding rubrerythrin, giving the protein MSYLDGSQTAVNLLRAFAGECQARGRYSIYAVYANREGKKVARDLFLEIADNEKEHAQRYYELLIHGLGDVAQNINIDAGYPVALGKTQDNLNYSYDAEWEEHTEIYPGFAQIAANEGFMDVSEAFARIAEAENTHAQRFHAMWEEMSQGLDLSRPTPVQWICTNCGYIHVGTQPPAVCPACLHAKGYFKVRGAIG; this is encoded by the coding sequence ATGAGTTATTTGGACGGAAGTCAAACCGCGGTCAATCTTCTTCGGGCCTTTGCCGGCGAATGTCAGGCCAGAGGCCGCTACAGCATCTATGCTGTCTACGCCAATCGGGAGGGCAAGAAAGTTGCCCGCGATCTGTTTCTTGAAATTGCGGACAATGAAAAGGAGCATGCGCAGCGTTATTATGAGCTGCTCATCCATGGCCTGGGCGACGTGGCTCAAAACATCAACATCGACGCCGGCTATCCCGTGGCTCTGGGCAAAACTCAGGACAATCTGAACTATTCCTACGACGCTGAATGGGAGGAACACACGGAGATTTACCCCGGTTTCGCTCAAATTGCCGCCAACGAGGGGTTCATGGACGTCAGCGAGGCTTTTGCACGAATCGCAGAAGCGGAAAACACCCACGCCCAGCGTTTTCATGCCATGTGGGAGGAGATGTCCCAGGGGCTGGATCTTTCCCGGCCCACGCCGGTGCAGTGGATCTGCACCAACTGCGGCTACATCCACGTGGGCACCCAGCCGCCCGCCGTGTGCCCCGCCTGCCTCCATGCCAAGGGCTATTTCAAGGTCCGCGGCGCCATTGGCTGA